In Micromonospora sp. NBC_01813, the following are encoded in one genomic region:
- a CDS encoding IclR family transcriptional regulator, translating into MSSVTAPDRESGTQALDRALSVLLAFHRDTPERKVSDVSRELGLHKSTASRLFRALADAGFLHRNEETGAYRLGVTVFDLGARFLAGLDMHAIARPLLRQLAEERGESVNLAIRDGLDAISIDLVTGSHSLQLVSRLGRRIPVWCSAAGKALLIDMDDTQVRQLLAAAVWTPLTNHTITDIDSFLADLAGVRERGWALNDEESEDGLRVVGAPVRDRLGTVTASISVSGPIFRLADDEQIANLAAAAVRTADELSRQLGHGVGEIWGS; encoded by the coding sequence ATGTCATCTGTCACCGCCCCCGACCGCGAGTCCGGCACCCAGGCGCTCGACCGCGCCCTGAGCGTCCTACTCGCGTTCCACCGCGACACCCCAGAACGCAAGGTCAGCGACGTGAGTCGAGAACTGGGGTTGCACAAATCAACCGCCAGCCGACTGTTCCGGGCACTTGCCGACGCGGGCTTTCTGCACCGCAACGAGGAGACTGGGGCGTACCGTCTCGGGGTCACCGTTTTCGACCTGGGTGCCCGATTCCTCGCCGGGCTCGACATGCACGCCATCGCCCGGCCGCTGCTGCGACAACTCGCCGAGGAACGGGGAGAATCAGTCAACCTCGCCATCCGCGACGGACTCGACGCCATCTCCATCGATCTGGTCACCGGCTCCCACAGCCTGCAGCTGGTCTCCCGGCTTGGCCGACGGATCCCGGTGTGGTGCAGTGCGGCCGGCAAGGCCCTGCTGATCGATATGGATGACACCCAGGTTCGCCAACTGCTGGCCGCAGCGGTCTGGACCCCGCTGACCAACCACACGATCACCGACATCGACTCCTTCCTCGCCGATCTGGCGGGCGTACGCGAGCGCGGCTGGGCGCTCAACGACGAGGAGAGCGAGGACGGCCTGCGGGTGGTCGGCGCGCCCGTGCGCGACCGGCTCGGCACGGTGACCGCCTCGATCAGCGTCTCCGGGCCGATCTTCAGGCTCGCCGACGACGAACAGATCGCGAACCTGGCCGCCGCCGCCGTCCGTACCGCCGACGAACTGTCCCGCCAACTCGGCCACGGCGTCGGGGAGATCTGGGGCAGCTGA
- a CDS encoding hydantoinase B/oxoprolinase family protein: MPLNPIDLEIVTEGLISIVREMRQTIFRTAHSPVIADAQDFSCALFNADGEMVAQGRDMPGHVIAMPASVKEIFDDFRDEFRPGDLYLVNDPYRGGSHLNDVTLISPVFVDGNLFLFPCVRMHWADIGGMTPGSVSGQATEILQEGLRIPPIRLIEAGRPNAAAYSILFANVRMADERRGDLESSIAACHTAERRLRELVTRYGRQLILDCVAANMDRTERRLRQRIRDLPDGTYHYEDYLDLYTDGGYDPALVRCALTVAADQIVADFRGSSPQVAAVVNSSLAMTTAGVFIAVKSALDPGGLVNHGAFRPLTVHTEPGTVVHVTYPAPANAHSEVRKRVISAVMAALSQVAPDLIAADQFGTTFQNLIGGVDEHTGRPYLYYDYPAGGNGGFLESDGPSAMNPVDLGDISTIQSVERLETEIPIRIDFCEFRAGSGGDGRHRGGLGTRRSTRLLASTGAYSVQTDRTTVPPYGLALGGPGAATTTYLLRDGQRIDFDTPGKVAGYPMRDGDVLVMESAGGGGWGDPLTRDPDQVATDVAEGYLTVDEARERYGVTCDDVGGHDPEATDAHRRQSHAARCWLQLTDTDQPASTGRRGRQRVIYVHPDALPAGALVELHATHPAPLRAWVRHDIGVARDQLAVDADGLRILGADNGDRCLVRVLRAAHTMTGGPQ, from the coding sequence ATGCCCCTGAACCCCATTGACCTAGAGATCGTCACCGAGGGATTGATCTCAATCGTCCGGGAGATGCGCCAGACGATCTTCCGCACCGCACACTCCCCGGTCATCGCCGACGCCCAGGACTTCTCCTGCGCGCTGTTCAACGCCGACGGTGAAATGGTCGCCCAGGGGCGGGACATGCCCGGACATGTGATCGCCATGCCAGCCTCCGTCAAGGAGATCTTCGACGACTTCCGGGACGAGTTCCGCCCCGGCGACCTCTACCTGGTCAACGACCCCTACCGGGGCGGTAGCCACCTCAACGACGTCACGCTGATCAGCCCGGTCTTCGTCGACGGGAACCTGTTCCTCTTCCCTTGCGTACGCATGCACTGGGCGGACATCGGCGGGATGACCCCGGGTAGCGTCTCCGGCCAGGCCACCGAGATCCTCCAGGAAGGGCTGCGGATACCACCCATCCGGCTGATCGAGGCGGGCCGGCCCAACGCCGCCGCGTACAGCATCCTGTTCGCCAACGTACGGATGGCCGACGAACGCCGAGGCGATCTGGAATCCAGCATCGCCGCATGTCACACCGCCGAACGGCGACTGCGCGAACTGGTCACCCGGTACGGCCGGCAGTTGATCCTCGACTGCGTCGCCGCGAACATGGACCGCACCGAGCGGCGGCTACGCCAGCGCATCCGCGACCTGCCCGACGGCACCTACCACTACGAGGACTACCTCGACCTCTACACCGACGGCGGATACGATCCCGCACTCGTCCGGTGCGCGCTCACCGTCGCCGCCGATCAGATCGTCGCCGACTTCCGTGGCTCCTCACCACAGGTGGCCGCAGTGGTGAACTCGTCGCTGGCGATGACCACCGCCGGCGTGTTCATCGCCGTCAAGTCCGCGCTCGACCCAGGCGGGCTGGTCAACCACGGCGCGTTCCGGCCGCTGACCGTACACACCGAACCCGGCACCGTCGTCCACGTCACCTACCCGGCGCCGGCCAACGCGCACAGCGAGGTCCGTAAACGGGTCATCTCCGCGGTGATGGCCGCGCTGAGCCAGGTCGCACCGGACCTCATCGCCGCCGACCAGTTCGGCACCACCTTCCAGAACCTGATCGGCGGCGTCGACGAACACACCGGTCGGCCGTACCTCTACTACGACTACCCGGCCGGCGGCAACGGCGGCTTCCTGGAATCCGACGGCCCCAGCGCGATGAATCCGGTCGACCTCGGCGACATCTCCACCATCCAGTCCGTGGAGCGACTGGAAACGGAGATTCCGATCCGCATCGACTTCTGTGAGTTCCGTGCCGGATCCGGTGGTGACGGCCGGCACCGCGGCGGACTCGGCACCCGGCGGTCGACCCGACTGCTGGCCAGCACCGGTGCCTACTCCGTGCAGACCGACCGCACCACCGTGCCGCCATACGGGCTCGCACTCGGCGGGCCAGGTGCCGCCACCACGACCTACCTGTTGCGCGACGGTCAGCGGATCGACTTCGACACCCCCGGCAAGGTCGCCGGCTACCCGATGCGCGACGGCGATGTCCTGGTCATGGAGTCCGCCGGTGGTGGCGGCTGGGGCGACCCCCTCACCCGTGACCCGGACCAGGTCGCCACCGACGTCGCCGAGGGCTACCTGACCGTGGACGAGGCCCGCGAGCGATACGGCGTGACCTGCGACGACGTAGGCGGGCACGACCCAGAGGCAACGGATGCCCACCGCCGACAGTCGCACGCAGCCCGGTGCTGGCTGCAGCTGACCGACACGGATCAACCCGCGAGCACCGGCCGCCGGGGTCGGCAACGAGTGATCTACGTCCACCCTGACGCACTACCCGCCGGCGCCCTGGTCGAACTGCACGCCACCCACCCGGCCCCGCTGCGTGCCTGGGTACGGCACGACATAGGGGTAGCCCGCGACCAACTCGCGGTCGACGCCGACGGCCTACGCATCCTCGGCGCAGACAACGGTGACCGGTGCCTGGTCCGCGTCCTGCGTGCCGCGCACACCATGACGGGAGGTCCGCAATGA
- a CDS encoding tRNA U-34 5-methylaminomethyl-2-thiouridine biosynthesis protein: MSKVFRLPATAPKRRDAPVPAAGQATAGDTLRRPGIIAGFLSPHPPHLIYGENPPQNEPRSQGGWEVLRWAYDRLRRRIRDFHRPDVLIVHAPHWITMVGHHVNCVPNPRGVSVEPIFPHLFRYHYDFRTDVPLAEAIADEAADLGLVTSKMRDPGVRVDYATIGALHMVNPTWDIPVVSLSANNNPYFYSDASLGEMEILGEATRRAIERTGRRAVLLGSNSLSHLHWHEEPGLPEDMEREHPYNNHQYRWDMKLLETIRQGPTSRLRDLIPEHIEATSSETKAGSLTWLLAAMGWPEVAGDVLGYGTIIGTGNAVVEWTPEATHG, translated from the coding sequence ATGAGCAAGGTGTTCCGGCTGCCCGCCACCGCGCCCAAGCGACGTGACGCGCCCGTCCCGGCTGCCGGCCAGGCGACTGCCGGCGACACCCTCCGGCGACCCGGCATCATCGCCGGCTTCCTCAGCCCCCACCCGCCGCACCTCATCTACGGCGAGAACCCACCGCAGAACGAGCCCCGATCGCAGGGCGGGTGGGAAGTGCTGCGCTGGGCGTACGATCGGCTCCGCCGCCGAATCCGGGACTTCCACCGACCCGATGTGCTGATCGTGCACGCACCCCACTGGATTACCATGGTCGGACACCACGTCAACTGCGTGCCGAACCCGCGTGGCGTCTCCGTCGAGCCGATCTTCCCGCACCTGTTCCGCTACCACTACGACTTCCGGACAGATGTGCCGCTCGCTGAGGCGATCGCCGACGAAGCCGCCGACCTCGGTCTGGTCACCAGCAAGATGCGCGACCCGGGGGTACGGGTCGACTACGCCACCATCGGCGCGCTGCACATGGTGAACCCCACCTGGGACATCCCGGTGGTGTCCCTGTCGGCCAACAACAACCCGTACTTCTACTCCGATGCCTCACTCGGCGAGATGGAGATCCTCGGCGAAGCCACCCGGCGGGCGATCGAGCGGACCGGCCGGCGTGCCGTCCTGCTCGGCTCGAACTCGTTGTCCCATCTGCACTGGCACGAGGAACCAGGGCTGCCCGAGGACATGGAGCGGGAACATCCGTACAACAACCACCAGTACCGCTGGGACATGAAACTGCTGGAGACGATCCGGCAGGGCCCGACCAGCCGGCTACGTGACCTCATCCCCGAACACATCGAAGCCACCTCCTCGGAAACCAAGGCAGGCAGCCTTACCTGGCTGCTCGCAGCGATGGGTTGGCCCGAGGTGGCTGGCGACGTGCTGGGCTACGGGACGATCATCGGCACCGGCAACGCGGTGGTCGAGTGGACACCGGAGGCGACCCATGGCTGA
- a CDS encoding BMC domain-containing protein — protein MSSDKAIGIVETRGVVALSAGIEAMIKTADVRCIAVERVTSGYLAAAVQGTLAAVRQAVSAGEAAIRQHGDLRSSQIYPKPHPATAALLESGDSTRIRTVIAELQGNS, from the coding sequence ATGTCGTCAGACAAGGCGATCGGAATCGTGGAAACCCGGGGCGTGGTCGCCCTCTCCGCCGGGATCGAAGCGATGATCAAGACAGCCGACGTGCGATGCATCGCCGTCGAACGGGTCACAAGTGGCTACCTCGCTGCGGCGGTCCAGGGGACCCTGGCCGCCGTGCGACAGGCAGTCTCCGCTGGCGAAGCTGCCATCCGGCAACATGGAGATCTGCGCAGCTCCCAGATCTACCCCAAACCGCATCCGGCTACCGCCGCGCTTCTGGAGTCGGGCGACTCGACCCGCATCCGGACGGTCATCGCCGAGCTGCAAGGCAACAGCTGA
- a CDS encoding class I adenylate-forming enzyme family protein — protein sequence MPAGVPAFDAALLSRADETPHRPLFTFAGQPTVTAAEYAEHVGRAAAVLAAAGVGRGDRVAVWSENSLAWLILLGAAAWRGAVLVTLHPGLTTPELLSALHRSRPAQLFAARRIRDRDASETARQVTDLPVTMLQTELGGSVLAGQPGWTDQPPAPVADPDRPLNLQFTSGTTGAPKLVALTGRNLVRNATWTAQAAGIRADDRINCPLPFAHAAGLSSGAVLATVTGAHLVSAPRFHPDVVLDGVARHRCTVLQMVPTMATMLADRLDERPDTWDISSLRLGFLGGAFCPPGLRQRIRQTLGLTRLAVVYGQTEAGPTISVDPDDGSCRPAGATVGRVLPAIQARIVAVARSGAETAHAASLEGELQVRGESLTPGYLDDPAANHEAFTADGWLRTGDLGRLADDGTLTLTGRVKELIIRGGENVSPAEVETALLEQDGVGQACVVGVPSARWGEEVAALLVAAPGVALLVDTVAQSMAERLARHKVPTRWRVVTRLPLLPSGKVDRLAATGLVEPSESTGVHREAR from the coding sequence ATGCCCGCCGGCGTACCGGCGTTCGATGCGGCACTGCTGAGCCGGGCCGACGAGACGCCACACCGGCCACTGTTCACCTTCGCCGGGCAGCCCACCGTGACCGCCGCCGAATACGCCGAACACGTCGGGCGCGCCGCTGCCGTCCTCGCCGCCGCCGGGGTGGGCCGGGGCGACCGGGTCGCGGTCTGGTCGGAGAACAGTCTCGCCTGGCTGATCCTGCTGGGTGCGGCGGCCTGGCGCGGAGCGGTACTGGTGACCCTGCACCCAGGGCTGACCACGCCGGAGCTGTTGTCGGCGCTGCACCGCAGCCGCCCTGCCCAGTTGTTCGCCGCACGGCGGATCCGGGACCGGGACGCGTCCGAGACAGCCAGACAGGTCACCGACCTGCCGGTCACCATGCTGCAGACGGAACTCGGTGGCTCCGTTCTCGCCGGGCAGCCCGGTTGGACCGACCAGCCGCCGGCGCCGGTAGCCGATCCAGACCGCCCGCTCAACCTGCAGTTCACCTCGGGAACCACCGGGGCGCCGAAGTTGGTGGCGCTGACCGGCCGCAACCTGGTCCGTAACGCGACCTGGACCGCGCAGGCCGCCGGCATCCGGGCCGACGACCGGATCAACTGTCCGCTGCCGTTCGCCCACGCTGCCGGGCTGAGTAGCGGTGCGGTGCTCGCCACGGTCACCGGTGCCCACCTGGTGTCGGCGCCTCGGTTTCACCCGGACGTCGTTCTCGACGGTGTGGCCCGGCACCGGTGCACCGTGCTGCAGATGGTGCCGACGATGGCGACCATGCTGGCCGACCGCCTTGACGAGCGCCCAGATACCTGGGACATCTCGTCGCTGCGACTGGGCTTCCTCGGTGGCGCCTTCTGCCCGCCCGGACTGCGTCAGCGGATCCGACAGACGCTGGGACTTACGCGGTTGGCCGTGGTCTACGGCCAGACCGAGGCGGGGCCGACGATCAGTGTCGACCCGGACGACGGCAGTTGCCGACCGGCCGGTGCCACGGTCGGGCGGGTTCTTCCCGCGATCCAGGCCCGGATCGTCGCCGTGGCACGGTCCGGCGCGGAGACGGCGCACGCCGCCAGCCTCGAGGGTGAACTGCAGGTACGCGGCGAGTCGCTCACCCCCGGCTATCTCGACGACCCGGCCGCCAACCATGAGGCGTTCACCGCGGACGGCTGGCTGCGGACCGGCGACCTGGGCCGGCTGGCCGACGACGGCACCCTCACCTTGACCGGTCGAGTCAAGGAACTGATCATCCGGGGCGGTGAGAACGTCAGCCCCGCCGAGGTCGAGACGGCGCTGTTGGAACAGGACGGTGTCGGCCAGGCCTGCGTGGTGGGGGTGCCCTCTGCCCGATGGGGCGAGGAGGTGGCTGCGCTGCTCGTCGCGGCACCAGGCGTCGCGTTGCTGGTGGACACGGTCGCCCAGTCGATGGCGGAACGGCTGGCCCGACACAAGGTGCCGACCCGCTGGCGGGTGGTGACCCGGTTGCCGCTGCTGCCGTCAGGCAAGGTCGACCGCCTGGCGGCGACCGGCCTCGTCGAGCCGTCCGAGTCGACCGGCGTTCACCGGGAGGCCCGGTGA
- a CDS encoding 2-amino-5-chlorophenol 1,6-dioxygenase subunit alpha — protein MAEPGVQAGVLLPGMPHLLADKPAASWAALAAAARTVGERLRRLEPDVVLLLSTQWFTVLGHQLQCDPNPRGGHTDENWYAYDYGHLEYDLRFDVDFTERWAAQIDSCGMQARRTRYDGFPIDTGTIVASALIDPRRSLRWAQVSCNLYADADTLARVGRAGAQAAHDAGLRAAVVVVSGMSSGLIQQWIEPDQDHIAEPAHDRWNLRILQLLVDGQIDEALAVREDFARQAQADSQFRALAFLAGTGAATGAAQQHTYGPIWGTGGAVLSWNLPGDSE, from the coding sequence ATGGCTGAACCTGGCGTCCAGGCCGGTGTGCTGCTGCCCGGCATGCCGCATCTACTGGCAGACAAGCCCGCAGCCAGTTGGGCGGCGTTGGCTGCCGCGGCCCGTACCGTCGGCGAGCGGCTGCGCCGCCTCGAACCCGACGTCGTGCTGCTGCTGTCCACCCAGTGGTTCACCGTGCTCGGACACCAACTCCAGTGCGACCCGAACCCACGCGGCGGACACACGGACGAGAACTGGTACGCCTACGACTACGGACATCTCGAATACGACCTGCGGTTCGACGTCGACTTCACCGAGCGGTGGGCGGCGCAGATCGACTCCTGTGGAATGCAGGCCCGCCGCACCCGCTACGACGGATTCCCCATCGACACTGGAACGATCGTCGCGTCGGCTCTGATCGACCCCCGGCGTAGCCTGCGCTGGGCCCAGGTTTCCTGCAATCTGTACGCCGACGCCGACACCCTCGCCAGGGTAGGCCGAGCCGGCGCCCAAGCCGCTCATGACGCCGGCCTGCGCGCGGCCGTCGTCGTCGTGTCAGGGATGTCGTCCGGACTGATCCAGCAGTGGATCGAACCAGACCAGGACCACATCGCCGAGCCGGCCCACGATCGTTGGAACCTGCGGATCCTCCAGCTACTCGTCGACGGTCAGATCGACGAAGCCCTCGCCGTACGCGAGGACTTCGCCCGGCAGGCGCAGGCAGACAGCCAGTTCCGGGCACTCGCTTTCCTCGCCGGCACCGGGGCCGCGACCGGCGCGGCACAACAGCACACGTACGGGCCGATCTGGGGTACCGGCGGTGCCGTCCTGTCCTGGAATCTGCCCGGCGATTCCGAGTGA
- the purB gene encoding adenylosuccinate lyase yields the protein MNPISSCFLDSLTVTSFFGNAEMRAVFNDRQLMQAWLDVEAALAGAQADLGIVPTAAAQAIAAAARVESLDLATVASDAADTVHPLVPMVRALTRAAGDAGRYVHLGATTQDVMDTGFVLRARAGLDIVSGQLDELIRILRRIALRHRDTAMAARTHGQQALPTTFGLRCAVWQSELQRHRERLAQLRPRLLVVSMGGAAGTMAGYGPRAFELERAVASRLGLGVASTPWHATPDRLVECLTLLGLVAASAEKLAREVYFLGRTEIGEVHEPQRDNQVGSSTMPHKRNPIRCEAVIAAAGTLRAQVPLAMQTMVSQDDRDMGVGMALWKLVPECFILIGGALQRLNEVFAALRVDPARMRANLSATGGLLLSEAVMLRLAGPLGREPAHHLVMRIVRDSLDQGRPFAELLRADPQIAAAVSGAELDRLLDPLGYIGHAAALVDRALLESEA from the coding sequence GTGAACCCGATCAGTTCCTGCTTCCTGGACTCGCTCACCGTCACCAGCTTCTTCGGCAACGCCGAGATGCGGGCTGTCTTCAACGACCGACAGCTCATGCAGGCATGGCTCGACGTGGAGGCGGCGCTGGCCGGGGCCCAGGCGGACCTGGGCATCGTCCCGACCGCGGCGGCTCAGGCGATCGCCGCCGCCGCCCGGGTGGAATCACTGGACCTGGCGACGGTCGCCTCGGACGCGGCGGACACCGTCCATCCGCTGGTGCCGATGGTCCGGGCACTGACCCGGGCGGCCGGCGACGCCGGCAGGTACGTCCACCTCGGCGCCACCACCCAGGATGTGATGGACACCGGTTTCGTGCTGCGTGCCCGGGCGGGCCTGGACATCGTCAGCGGTCAGCTCGACGAGCTGATCCGGATCCTGCGTCGGATCGCGTTGCGACACCGCGACACCGCGATGGCCGCCCGGACCCACGGCCAGCAGGCCCTGCCCACCACGTTCGGACTACGGTGCGCGGTCTGGCAGAGCGAACTGCAACGGCATCGGGAACGCCTCGCGCAACTGCGCCCCCGGTTGCTGGTGGTCAGCATGGGCGGTGCCGCCGGGACGATGGCCGGCTACGGCCCGCGTGCCTTCGAGTTGGAACGCGCCGTCGCGAGCCGGCTCGGCCTGGGCGTCGCGTCGACGCCGTGGCACGCCACCCCGGACCGGCTGGTGGAGTGCCTGACCCTGCTCGGGCTGGTCGCGGCCAGTGCCGAGAAGCTGGCCCGCGAGGTCTACTTCCTCGGCCGTACGGAGATTGGCGAGGTCCACGAGCCGCAGCGGGACAACCAGGTCGGCAGCAGCACGATGCCGCACAAGCGCAACCCGATCCGCTGCGAGGCAGTCATCGCCGCCGCCGGCACGCTGCGCGCCCAGGTGCCGTTGGCGATGCAGACCATGGTGTCCCAGGACGACCGGGACATGGGCGTCGGGATGGCGTTGTGGAAGCTGGTGCCGGAGTGTTTCATCCTGATCGGCGGTGCCCTGCAGCGTCTCAACGAGGTCTTCGCCGCGCTGCGCGTCGACCCGGCCCGAATGCGGGCCAACCTGTCCGCCACGGGTGGTCTGCTGCTGTCCGAGGCGGTGATGCTGCGCCTGGCCGGCCCACTCGGTCGGGAGCCCGCCCACCACCTGGTGATGCGGATCGTGCGCGACAGCCTGGACCAGGGCCGACCCTTTGCCGAACTGCTGCGCGCGGATCCGCAGATCGCCGCCGCTGTATCAGGTGCCGAACTGGACCGGCTACTCGACCCGCTCGGCTACATCGGACACGCCGCGGCCCTGGTGGACCGCGCCCTGCTGGAATCGGAGGCCTGA
- a CDS encoding enoyl-CoA hydratase/isomerase family protein — translation MTLDRTTRRNSFDLAMLSRFEDVLADLGRDQSVEVVLLTGAGSAFCAGTDLDELASLDPSTTMGVQRRTAELVERWYRLDQTTVTAFNGPAIGSGAILGLASDLRIAADTCFFAFPEVGFGIPLTWSGMAILADLVGADRAKRWLLLSERIEADRLLELELVAELVPADRVAVAADVLTDRLLAVPALGRSMTKRTARLAGPRFEAAAADSYLGALSVALRPPGPYRKDRP, via the coding sequence GTGACCCTTGACCGAACCACTCGGCGCAACAGTTTCGACCTCGCCATGCTGAGCCGGTTCGAGGATGTACTGGCTGACCTCGGCCGTGACCAGAGCGTCGAGGTGGTGCTGCTCACCGGTGCGGGCAGCGCCTTCTGCGCCGGCACCGACCTCGACGAGTTGGCGTCGTTGGACCCGTCGACGACTATGGGTGTGCAGCGACGTACGGCCGAACTGGTGGAGCGCTGGTACCGCCTCGATCAGACGACGGTCACCGCGTTCAACGGACCCGCCATCGGCTCCGGTGCGATTCTCGGCCTCGCCAGTGACCTGCGGATCGCCGCCGACACCTGCTTCTTCGCGTTCCCCGAGGTCGGCTTCGGTATCCCGCTGACCTGGAGCGGGATGGCTATCCTCGCGGACCTGGTCGGTGCCGACCGGGCCAAGCGTTGGCTGCTGCTCAGCGAGCGGATCGAGGCAGATCGGCTGCTCGAGCTGGAGCTGGTGGCCGAGCTGGTGCCCGCAGACCGGGTGGCTGTCGCCGCTGACGTGCTGACGGACCGGCTACTGGCCGTACCGGCGCTCGGCCGATCGATGACCAAACGCACCGCGCGGCTTGCCGGCCCACGGTTCGAGGCTGCGGCCGCCGACTCCTACCTGGGCGCGCTGAGCGTCGCGCTGCGTCCACCCGGGCCCTACCGGAAGGACCGCCCGTGA
- a CDS encoding BMC domain-containing protein: protein MRNTAAGFVEAEGFIPIFDAVDAMVKATEVEVTGVVRLGGGIVAVAVRGDLATVEEAVDIGEETARAKAGRSVRSIVFASPCDAVSALAFDPGLVGN, encoded by the coding sequence ATGCGTAACACCGCTGCGGGATTCGTCGAGGCAGAAGGATTCATCCCGATCTTCGACGCGGTAGATGCCATGGTCAAAGCCACCGAGGTGGAAGTGACCGGTGTGGTGCGGCTGGGCGGCGGGATCGTCGCGGTCGCTGTCCGTGGTGACCTCGCCACCGTCGAGGAAGCCGTTGACATCGGCGAGGAAACCGCCCGGGCCAAAGCCGGGCGCTCGGTCCGGTCCATCGTATTCGCCAGCCCATGCGACGCGGTCAGCGCATTGGCTTTCGACCCGGGCCTGGTCGGAAACTGA
- a CDS encoding thiamine pyrophosphate-binding protein gives MKVHQAIADELVRHGVDTIFGLLGDANMFLVADLVQRHGVRFVAARNENTAVMMADGWARATGRCAIATVTQGPGLAVAGPALTIARQAGTPLVLLAGDTPAGDPLHVQNFAQQPFALATAGAFVPVTAAETVARDVAAALRHAAQRPGPVVLDIPIDLQELPAASEMLPSLTAAAVPAAPAPVRPDPAAAEALAARLAAAERPVILAGRGAEHAGAELVELADRCGALLVTSLMAAGLFTGHPFHLGVAGGLSRPLTRQLLGRSDLVVAFGAGLNRWTADHGTLFGGAQVFSVDSAPAAIGARWPVDGGLVGDAATVARALVDALPGPVEPVADDWESAPSRRGGAIGGGWRTPALVAALRDADPFAGLPPQRPGADRIDPRRVMAVCARRLPMPRTTVVGVGHFGGWPNLYLDSPAVDRSLIAPWEFGSIGVGLPYAIGAALGRPDRPVVAFEGDGSLLTCLGELDTLARTGARVLLLVLDDSAYGAEVRKLRPRGADPGLARFPERDLAAVATALGVRAHRAYDEASLDAAFDAVLPLTGPALLQVRIDPDVVQQQF, from the coding sequence GTGAAGGTCCACCAGGCGATCGCCGACGAACTGGTCCGGCACGGCGTGGACACCATCTTCGGCCTGCTCGGCGACGCCAACATGTTCCTGGTCGCGGATCTGGTGCAGCGCCACGGCGTACGGTTCGTGGCGGCGCGCAACGAGAACACCGCGGTGATGATGGCCGACGGCTGGGCCCGCGCGACCGGCCGGTGCGCGATCGCCACGGTGACGCAGGGGCCCGGGCTGGCGGTGGCCGGTCCGGCGTTGACCATCGCCCGACAGGCTGGCACCCCGCTGGTGCTGCTGGCCGGCGACACCCCCGCTGGCGATCCACTGCATGTGCAGAACTTCGCGCAACAACCGTTCGCCCTCGCCACCGCGGGTGCGTTCGTGCCGGTCACCGCGGCCGAGACGGTGGCCCGCGACGTCGCGGCCGCGCTGCGCCATGCGGCGCAGCGGCCTGGCCCGGTGGTGCTCGACATCCCGATCGACCTGCAGGAACTACCGGCGGCTTCGGAGATGCTCCCGTCGCTGACGGCGGCGGCCGTACCTGCCGCACCGGCACCCGTACGACCGGATCCAGCCGCCGCCGAGGCGTTGGCGGCGCGCCTCGCCGCTGCCGAGCGTCCGGTGATCCTCGCGGGTAGGGGCGCCGAGCACGCCGGCGCCGAGCTCGTCGAGCTCGCGGACCGGTGTGGTGCGCTGCTCGTCACGAGCCTGATGGCCGCTGGCCTGTTCACCGGGCACCCGTTCCACCTCGGGGTGGCCGGTGGACTGTCCCGGCCGCTGACCAGGCAGCTACTAGGCCGTTCGGATCTGGTGGTGGCCTTCGGCGCCGGACTGAACCGGTGGACCGCCGATCACGGGACGCTGTTCGGCGGTGCGCAGGTGTTCAGCGTCGACAGCGCCCCGGCCGCGATCGGTGCCCGCTGGCCGGTCGACGGTGGGCTGGTCGGCGACGCCGCAACGGTCGCTCGGGCGTTGGTCGATGCCCTGCCTGGGCCGGTGGAGCCGGTCGCCGACGACTGGGAGTCGGCACCGTCGCGGCGGGGCGGGGCGATCGGGGGCGGTTGGCGTACGCCGGCACTGGTCGCTGCCCTTCGCGACGCCGATCCGTTCGCCGGGCTGCCGCCGCAGCGACCCGGCGCGGACCGGATCGATCCGCGCCGGGTGATGGCGGTGTGTGCACGCCGGCTGCCGATGCCGCGCACCACGGTGGTGGGCGTCGGGCACTTCGGCGGCTGGCCCAACCTGTACCTCGACTCCCCGGCGGTGGACCGGTCGCTGATCGCGCCCTGGGAGTTCGGCAGCATCGGTGTGGGTCTGCCGTACGCGATCGGCGCGGCTCTCGGGCGGCCGGATCGACCGGTGGTGGCGTTCGAGGGCGACGGCAGTCTGTTGACCTGCCTGGGTGAGCTGGACACCCTTGCCCGGACAGGTGCGCGGGTCCTGTTGCTGGTGCTCGACGACTCCGCGTACGGCGCGGAGGTACGTAAGCTGCGCCCACGCGGCGCTGATCCCGGGCTTGCCCGGTTTCCGGAGCGCGACCTGGCCGCGGTGGCGACGGCACTCGGTGTCCGTGCCCATCGGGCGTACGACGAGGCGAGCCTCGACGCCGCCTTCGACGCGGTGCTGCCGTTGACCGGGCCAGCGTTGCTGCAGGTGAGGATCGATCCGGATGTCGTGCAGCAGCAGTTCTGA